Proteins from a genomic interval of Candidatus Palauibacter polyketidifaciens:
- a CDS encoding DUF58 domain-containing protein has protein sequence MRARIASRTVPGTQFLDPAVLTRIGNLELVARSVVEGFIAGAHGSPFLGLSLDFAAHRQYLPGDDIRKIDWKVYGRTDRHYIKEYEAETNANVFFAVDASRSMDYGSRGITKLDYARYLTACLAYLSASQRDRVGAAIFDEKLIEYIPPSVRHRRLILAALDRVRAETAGDLTRPLTQVAESLARKGIVVLVSDLYTEPKTVLDSVGALRSKGQDVIVFQILDPAEVDFPFEAARSFEDLETGERLPVTPDVMREEYLSLVKGHVGEISKRMIERAIDHELIVTSTPLDAVLFRYLSHRSRRLKGKDR, from the coding sequence GTGCGGGCGAGAATCGCTTCGAGGACGGTGCCGGGGACGCAGTTCCTCGATCCGGCGGTGCTCACCCGGATCGGGAACCTCGAACTCGTGGCGCGTTCCGTGGTCGAGGGCTTCATCGCCGGGGCACACGGGTCGCCCTTCCTCGGGCTGTCGCTCGACTTCGCGGCGCACCGCCAGTACCTGCCCGGCGACGACATCCGCAAGATCGACTGGAAGGTGTACGGACGCACGGACCGCCACTACATCAAGGAATACGAGGCCGAGACGAACGCGAACGTCTTCTTCGCGGTGGACGCTTCCCGTTCCATGGATTACGGCTCGCGCGGGATCACGAAGCTCGACTATGCCCGCTACCTGACGGCCTGTCTCGCCTATCTCTCCGCGAGCCAGCGCGACCGCGTGGGCGCGGCGATCTTCGATGAGAAGCTGATCGAGTACATCCCCCCCTCCGTCCGGCACCGACGCCTGATCCTGGCGGCGCTCGACCGCGTCCGGGCCGAGACGGCGGGCGATCTGACGCGGCCCTTGACGCAGGTGGCCGAGAGCCTGGCCCGGAAGGGTATCGTCGTTCTCGTCTCCGACCTGTACACCGAACCGAAGACGGTCCTCGACTCGGTGGGGGCGCTCCGCAGCAAGGGGCAGGACGTGATCGTGTTCCAGATCCTGGACCCGGCCGAGGTCGACTTCCCGTTCGAGGCGGCGCGCTCGTTCGAGGACCTGGAGACGGGAGAGCGGCTCCCGGTGACGCCCGACGTGATGCGCGAGGAGTACCTCTCCCTGGTGAAGGGGCACGTGGGCGAGATCTCGAAGCGGATGATCGAGCGGGCGATCGACCACGAACTCATCGTCACGTCGACGCCGCTCGACGCCGTGCTCTTCCGCTACCTGTCGCACCGGTCGCGGCGCCTGAAGGGCAAGGACCGATGA
- a CDS encoding MoxR family ATPase: protein MEADPRWIDAPDRTPEHAPDPVPDAAPEAVPDDAELADRLRESADAVRAELKKVIIGQDDVVEQVLISLFAGGNSLIVGVPGLAKTLLIQTLSDVLHLSFNRIQFTPDLMPSDITGTDIIQEDPETGQRKLVFMKGPLFAHVVLADEINRTPPKTQAALLEAMEEKQVTIQGRTYGLPEPFFVLATQNPIELEGTYPLPEAQLDRFMFQINIGYLPEDEELEVILQTTTTAGEPPGAVLSAEAIAGFQHLVRKVPISEPVARYAVRLARRTRPGRDDAPDYVKQYVAYGGSVRAAQYLVLGGKARALLRGEINVSFDDVRALCAPVFRHRVLTNFHAESERVSTDDLVERLLDDVKPPKSGM, encoded by the coding sequence ATGGAAGCCGACCCCCGCTGGATCGACGCGCCGGACCGGACGCCGGAGCACGCGCCGGACCCGGTCCCGGATGCCGCGCCCGAGGCGGTCCCCGACGACGCCGAACTCGCCGACCGCCTGCGCGAGAGCGCCGACGCCGTCCGCGCGGAACTCAAGAAGGTCATCATCGGCCAGGACGATGTCGTCGAGCAGGTCCTGATCTCGCTCTTCGCCGGCGGCAACAGCCTCATCGTCGGCGTCCCCGGCCTCGCGAAGACGCTCCTCATCCAGACGCTCTCCGACGTCCTGCACCTGAGCTTCAACCGGATCCAGTTCACGCCGGACCTCATGCCGTCGGACATCACCGGGACGGACATCATCCAGGAGGACCCGGAGACGGGGCAGCGCAAGCTCGTCTTCATGAAGGGACCGCTGTTCGCGCACGTCGTGCTGGCCGACGAGATCAACCGCACGCCGCCCAAGACGCAGGCCGCCCTCCTCGAGGCGATGGAGGAGAAGCAGGTGACGATCCAGGGCCGGACCTACGGCCTGCCCGAGCCCTTCTTCGTCCTCGCGACGCAGAACCCGATCGAGCTGGAGGGGACGTATCCGCTGCCCGAGGCGCAGCTCGACCGCTTCATGTTCCAGATCAACATCGGTTACCTGCCGGAGGATGAGGAGCTGGAGGTCATCCTCCAGACGACGACGACCGCGGGCGAGCCTCCCGGCGCGGTGCTGTCGGCGGAGGCGATCGCGGGCTTCCAGCACCTGGTGCGGAAGGTGCCGATCTCCGAGCCGGTCGCGCGCTACGCCGTCCGGCTGGCCCGCCGCACCCGCCCCGGACGCGACGACGCCCCCGACTACGTGAAGCAGTACGTGGCCTACGGGGGCAGCGTGCGCGCGGCGCAGTATCTCGTGCTCGGCGGCAAGGCGCGGGCCCTGCTGCGGGGCGAGATCAACGTGTCGTTCGATGACGTGCGCGCGCTCTGCGCTCCCGTCTTCCGCCACCGCGTGCTGACTAATTTCCATGCGGAATCCGAGCGGGTCTCGACGGACGATCTCGTCGAACGGCTCCTCGACGACGTGAAGCCGCCGAAGTCGGGGATGTAG
- a CDS encoding DUF4175 family protein, whose protein sequence is MQRWAKTRNTEHQLLEIVRGVRRRWRMRQLIQGVAVTLGIGFAVFFIATFGIDRLRFDDGAVLIFRILLWAAAVGLFAWFVVRPLLRRVSDTQVALYLEEHEPSLKAAFLAAIERAGSPGAPSGLDARLLEVAARRARRVDRGRRVERDRLRRSTAWFAGVATAVLLIALFGPAFQGTAGSLLLSPWKTADAANPYAITVEPGDALIARGSDQLVRAFPQGFETDEVEVSVRRGESDVWERYFMTPAADGAAFEVLLFDLDEPTDYTVSSEGVRSAVFTIEVADLPYVDRIDLEYHFPAYTGLSPRTVEDGGDIAVLRGTEVRLRVTPTMVTEAARLAFDGEEEGAALEPVDGAFETSFTVTGETFYRIEFMGPGNRFVIGSPDYLVEPLDDQPPGVRISEPGRDTRLSPIEELYVEVEAEDDFGLGRVELLYSVNGGEESSRVLHGTNRGGTTQLSGGHTFFLEEFGLEPGDVLSYYARAADLRSGGPGGGVESSDIYFVEIRPFDRNFRQAEQGGGGGGGGGGGAGMGGELSEQQRQIVAATFRLDRDGNDFEEEEMSENLATLTLLQGRLRQQVEELIAQMQQRGVAGDPSLETVFRELPQAPPAMLEAETRLGERQLKEALAPEQRSLQHLQRAEAAFRDVQVQQGGGGGGGTPGSVGAGAEELADLFELELDRLRNQYETVQRGQQQQQDQEVDEALQKLEELARRQQQMNERAAAQPRGAAGGGQGQQQRMIQETEELARQLQRLGREGDRADVEESARRLQEAADEMRRAQAQGRRGQGQAEASNALDRLRDARRLLENRQVAAVEREVEDAARRAERIAERQRELQSDVNEDPTGGDGERVTGLRERKAELAREVDQLETDLDRLSREARADQPDAARHLMEAAGEIRESRLRDKLLFSRGVLGTQSEDYVRNFEEQITRDAENVRARVQAARDALSESDPRRLGRQLDETRDLVRGLESLQERLQQGQEGQEGQGQQQGEGEQQGEGQEGQGQQQGGQGQQDGQEGGQQQGEGQGGQQQGEGQGQGGRGGQPGEPGQTPRGGQGFAPGGGGGGGGGPWLSPEDVRQFQREFRQRGQDARRLRDELGQEGVDVGDLDDAIAGLDRLRTMEDFDDPEELARLQADVLRGLKDFEFALRRELGSQIERFFLSGSDDVPEEYRELVEAYYRALSEDPPPR, encoded by the coding sequence ATGCAGCGATGGGCGAAGACGCGGAACACGGAGCATCAGTTGCTCGAGATCGTCCGCGGGGTGAGACGCCGGTGGCGCATGCGCCAGCTCATCCAGGGCGTCGCGGTGACGCTGGGGATCGGTTTCGCCGTCTTCTTCATCGCGACGTTCGGGATCGACCGGCTGCGCTTCGACGACGGCGCGGTTCTCATCTTCCGCATCCTGCTCTGGGCCGCCGCTGTCGGCCTCTTCGCCTGGTTCGTGGTGCGCCCGCTTCTGCGCCGGGTCTCGGACACGCAGGTCGCGCTCTACCTGGAGGAGCATGAACCGTCGCTCAAGGCGGCGTTCCTCGCGGCCATCGAGCGCGCCGGGTCGCCGGGCGCCCCCTCCGGCCTCGATGCGCGCCTGCTGGAGGTCGCGGCCCGGCGCGCCCGCCGCGTGGATCGGGGGCGCCGCGTCGAGCGCGACCGGCTGCGCCGCTCGACCGCCTGGTTCGCGGGCGTCGCCACGGCCGTGCTGCTGATCGCCCTCTTCGGCCCCGCCTTCCAGGGCACGGCGGGCTCGCTCCTCCTGAGCCCCTGGAAAACCGCCGACGCCGCCAATCCCTACGCGATCACGGTGGAGCCGGGCGACGCGCTCATCGCCCGCGGCTCGGACCAGCTCGTGCGCGCGTTCCCGCAGGGGTTCGAGACGGACGAAGTCGAGGTCTCCGTCCGGCGCGGCGAGTCGGACGTGTGGGAACGCTACTTCATGACGCCGGCCGCGGATGGCGCCGCCTTCGAGGTCCTCCTCTTCGACCTCGACGAGCCCACCGACTACACGGTGAGTTCCGAGGGCGTCCGATCGGCCGTCTTCACCATTGAGGTTGCGGACCTCCCCTACGTGGACCGGATCGACCTCGAGTACCACTTCCCGGCCTACACGGGGCTGAGCCCGCGGACCGTGGAGGATGGCGGCGACATCGCCGTGCTGCGGGGGACGGAGGTCCGTCTTCGCGTCACGCCGACGATGGTCACGGAGGCGGCGCGTCTCGCGTTCGACGGCGAGGAGGAGGGTGCGGCGCTCGAACCCGTGGACGGCGCGTTCGAGACGAGCTTCACGGTGACCGGCGAGACCTTCTACCGCATCGAGTTCATGGGTCCGGGCAACCGCTTCGTCATCGGCTCCCCCGACTACCTCGTCGAACCGCTCGACGACCAGCCCCCGGGGGTGCGGATCTCCGAGCCGGGACGGGATACCCGCCTCTCGCCGATCGAGGAACTGTACGTGGAGGTCGAAGCGGAGGACGACTTCGGGCTCGGGCGGGTCGAACTTCTCTACTCGGTGAACGGCGGGGAGGAATCGTCGCGCGTTCTACACGGCACGAACCGCGGCGGCACAACGCAGCTCTCCGGTGGACACACCTTCTTCCTCGAAGAGTTCGGGCTCGAGCCGGGCGACGTCCTCTCGTACTACGCGCGCGCGGCGGATCTGCGCTCCGGCGGCCCCGGCGGCGGGGTCGAAAGCTCGGACATCTACTTCGTCGAGATCCGTCCCTTCGACCGGAACTTCCGCCAGGCCGAGCAGGGTGGGGGAGGGGGCGGCGGCGGAGGCGGCGGGGCCGGCATGGGCGGCGAACTGTCCGAACAGCAGCGGCAGATCGTCGCGGCGACCTTCCGCCTGGATCGCGACGGCAACGATTTCGAAGAAGAGGAGATGTCGGAGAACCTCGCCACGCTCACGCTGTTGCAGGGACGACTGCGACAGCAGGTGGAAGAGCTGATCGCGCAGATGCAGCAGCGCGGCGTGGCGGGCGATCCGTCGCTCGAGACGGTGTTCAGGGAACTCCCGCAGGCGCCCCCCGCGATGCTGGAAGCGGAGACGAGACTGGGGGAGCGGCAGCTCAAGGAAGCGCTCGCGCCCGAACAGCGCTCGCTCCAGCACCTGCAGCGCGCCGAAGCCGCGTTCCGCGACGTCCAGGTGCAGCAGGGCGGCGGTGGCGGCGGCGGTACGCCGGGAAGCGTCGGGGCAGGGGCCGAGGAGCTCGCGGACCTGTTCGAGCTGGAGCTGGACCGCCTGCGGAACCAGTACGAGACCGTCCAGCGGGGCCAGCAGCAGCAACAGGATCAGGAGGTGGACGAGGCGCTGCAGAAGCTCGAGGAACTCGCGAGACGCCAGCAGCAGATGAACGAGCGCGCGGCCGCGCAGCCGCGAGGCGCCGCGGGCGGAGGCCAGGGCCAGCAACAGCGGATGATCCAGGAGACGGAGGAGCTGGCCCGGCAACTGCAGCGCCTGGGCCGCGAGGGCGATCGGGCGGACGTCGAGGAGTCCGCGCGCCGGCTGCAGGAGGCGGCGGACGAGATGCGGCGGGCCCAGGCGCAGGGTCGCCGGGGGCAGGGACAGGCGGAGGCGTCGAACGCCCTCGACCGGCTGCGCGATGCACGCCGTCTGCTTGAGAACCGACAGGTCGCGGCTGTGGAACGGGAGGTCGAGGACGCCGCGCGGAGGGCCGAGCGGATCGCGGAGCGTCAGCGGGAACTGCAGAGCGATGTGAACGAGGATCCGACGGGCGGCGACGGCGAGCGCGTGACCGGGCTGCGCGAGCGCAAGGCCGAACTCGCCCGCGAGGTGGACCAGTTGGAGACCGACCTGGATCGCCTGTCGCGCGAGGCGCGTGCGGATCAGCCGGACGCTGCGCGCCACCTGATGGAAGCCGCCGGCGAGATCCGCGAGAGCCGGCTGAGGGACAAACTTCTCTTCTCGCGAGGCGTCCTCGGCACCCAGTCAGAGGACTATGTGCGGAACTTCGAGGAACAGATCACCCGGGACGCGGAGAACGTGCGGGCGCGGGTCCAGGCCGCGCGGGATGCGCTGAGCGAGTCGGACCCGCGCCGCCTCGGCCGGCAACTGGACGAGACGCGCGACCTCGTCCGCGGCCTCGAGTCGCTCCAGGAACGCCTGCAACAGGGGCAGGAAGGGCAGGAGGGCCAGGGCCAACAGCAGGGCGAGGGCGAGCAACAGGGTGAGGGACAGGAGGGCCAAGGCCAACAGCAGGGCGGCCAGGGCCAGCAAGACGGGCAGGAAGGTGGCCAGCAGCAGGGTGAGGGACAGGGCGGCCAGCAGCAGGGCGAGGGACAGGGCCAGGGAGGTCGTGGCGGACAGCCGGGCGAGCCCGGTCAGACCCCCCGCGGCGGCCAGGGATTCGCGCCCGGCGGGGGCGGCGGCGGAGGCGGCGGACCGTGGTTGTCGCCGGAAGACGTCCGGCAGTTCCAGCGGGAATTCCGCCAGCGGGGGCAGGACGCCCGCCGCCTGCGCGACGAACTGGGCCAGGAGGGCGTCGATGTGGGCGACCTCGACGACGCCATCGCCGGACTCGACCGCCTGCGGACCATGGAGGACTTTGACGATCCCGAGGAGCTGGCCCGGCTCCAGGCGGACGTGCTGCGGGGCCTGAAGGACTTCGAGTTCGCCCTCCGCCGTGAACTGGGGTCGCAGATCGAGCGCTTTTTCCTTTCCGGATCGGACGACGTACCGGAGGAATACCGAGAACTCGTGGAGGCGTACTACCGGGCGCTGTCCGAGGACCCGCCGCCGCGCTGA
- a CDS encoding DUF4159 domain-containing protein, which produces MTARSRRLVARPPVARPLATGGLAALLTLLAVADLEGQRRRGRGGGGFGDDLASYQEYNTPYTGEFTFVRLYYRGGWGWNPGWSHDWPIAERNFAEIMDALTTIGPRKGGGNVLAMDDPDLFKFPVAYLSEPGGWTMNQVEADNLGNYLRKGGFLIIDDMGGRRDLERTRQGLQILLPGLRLERLDDSHPIFDSFFHLRQENIEMPHPYRGGVASYWGVFEDNDPEGRLMVIVNHDNDIGDYMEWSDRGFVPIALSNEAYKLGVNYVVYALTH; this is translated from the coding sequence ATGACCGCGCGCTCCCGACGCCTGGTCGCTCGACCCCCCGTCGCCCGACCCCTTGCGACCGGCGGCCTAGCCGCGCTGCTCACGCTGCTCGCGGTCGCCGACCTCGAGGGCCAGCGCCGGCGCGGACGGGGAGGCGGCGGGTTCGGGGACGACCTCGCCTCCTACCAGGAGTACAACACGCCCTACACCGGCGAGTTCACCTTCGTCCGCCTCTACTACCGCGGCGGCTGGGGCTGGAACCCGGGGTGGTCGCACGACTGGCCCATAGCCGAGCGCAACTTCGCCGAGATCATGGACGCGCTCACGACGATCGGCCCGCGCAAGGGCGGTGGCAACGTGCTCGCCATGGACGACCCGGACCTGTTCAAGTTCCCCGTCGCGTACCTGTCGGAACCCGGCGGCTGGACGATGAACCAGGTGGAGGCCGACAACCTGGGCAACTATCTGCGCAAGGGCGGGTTCCTCATCATCGACGACATGGGAGGCAGGCGGGACCTGGAGAGGACGAGGCAGGGGCTCCAGATCCTGCTCCCGGGACTCCGGCTTGAACGGCTCGACGACAGCCACCCGATCTTCGACTCGTTCTTCCACCTGAGGCAGGAGAACATCGAGATGCCGCATCCCTACCGCGGCGGCGTGGCGAGCTACTGGGGCGTCTTCGAGGACAACGACCCCGAGGGCCGCCTTATGGTCATCGTGAATCACGACAACGACATTGGCGACTACATGGAGTGGTCGGACCGGGGGTTCGTCCCCATCGCCCTCTCCAACGAAGCGTACAAGCTGGGCGTCAACTACGTGGTATACGCCCTCACACACTGA
- a CDS encoding sulfite exporter TauE/SafE family protein, whose amino-acid sequence MPDLSDPRLYLFSVLAIFTAGLLVAWVRAAAAATRAGRERDGWRGRPSVFELLVGFGTNFFDTLGIGSFAPTTSLFKLKKVVPDEEIPGTMMIGHTPPVVIQAFIFIAIISVEPTTLFVLIAAAVLGAWLGAGIVARLPRYRIQIGMGIALLIAAATFLMAIFGIAAVGGAASGLSGGSLALAAGCLFVLGALMTIGIGIYAPTMIVVSLMGLNPAVAFPIMMGASAFLMPVAGLRFLKAGRYGLRAALGLAIGGIPAVLIAALIVRSLPLNAMRWLVVVVVLYAAVAMLRSAVQERRAGADSTGG is encoded by the coding sequence GTGCCTGACCTGAGCGATCCGCGCCTCTACCTGTTCTCCGTCCTGGCGATCTTCACGGCCGGGCTGCTCGTGGCGTGGGTGCGCGCCGCCGCCGCGGCCACGCGGGCCGGACGGGAGCGTGACGGCTGGCGGGGCCGCCCCAGCGTATTCGAACTCCTGGTGGGCTTCGGGACGAACTTCTTCGACACGCTCGGCATCGGCTCCTTCGCCCCGACGACCTCGCTGTTCAAGCTGAAGAAGGTCGTGCCCGACGAGGAGATCCCGGGCACGATGATGATCGGACACACGCCGCCGGTCGTGATCCAGGCCTTCATCTTCATCGCGATCATCAGCGTGGAACCGACGACGCTCTTCGTCCTCATCGCAGCTGCCGTCCTCGGGGCCTGGCTGGGCGCGGGGATCGTGGCACGCCTGCCCCGGTACCGGATCCAGATCGGGATGGGGATCGCGCTCCTCATCGCCGCCGCCACCTTCCTCATGGCGATCTTCGGGATCGCGGCCGTGGGAGGAGCGGCGTCCGGCCTGTCCGGCGGATCGCTCGCCCTCGCGGCGGGCTGCCTCTTCGTCCTCGGGGCGCTGATGACGATCGGGATCGGGATCTACGCCCCGACGATGATCGTCGTCAGCCTCATGGGGCTGAACCCGGCCGTCGCCTTTCCCATCATGATGGGCGCGTCCGCCTTCCTCATGCCGGTCGCGGGCCTGCGTTTCCTGAAGGCGGGACGCTACGGACTCCGCGCGGCGCTCGGCCTGGCGATCGGGGGTATCCCCGCCGTGCTGATCGCCGCGCTCATCGTCCGCTCGCTTCCCCTGAACGCCATGCGCTGGCTCGTCGTGGTCGTCGTCCTCTATGCCGCGGTCGCAATGCTGCGATCCGCCGTCCAGGAGCGCCGCGCCGGCGCCGACAGTACGGGAGGCTGA
- a CDS encoding BatA domain-containing protein yields the protein MSFLTPWFLAGLGLLSIPIIIHLTHRQRSRVTVFPSLMFLRKLPFKTMNRQRIRHPLLFALRSIAVILLALAFSRPFFDSVAEVEAGSARDIVILLDVSASLGYEGRWEAALDSARAVLDGLGEGDRVAVATFDERARERVPLTLDLVAARDALADLSTTDLGTRLEAGIQLAGRILAESEDRRREVALVSDFQRTGWEDGGRVRLPDGVSLRAASVAPEEAANVALAEAAVRAAGDGRVRLLTRLANMGDAPVEGLPVSLEIAGRTVATIAVDMPPRGTGTAVFDDLALPEGRSRGRLTIPEDGLAIDNEFRFMAAPEAGLRTLILENNRRASDGSLFLERALEIGDAPRIGTSRTPATGLDAAALSSADFAILNDADLADAGRAGRLREWVSDGGGLLIVLGRDANMNRWSDAGLELLGAGLGSLVDAADGRRLSWLDYDHPVFELFSGPRSGDFSGARFERFWSLEPAEGTAVVARFDSGEPALLDRPVGEGRVLVWTSTLDRFWNDLALQPVFLPFVHRLALHATGYREPERWIEAGGVLELTALVGAGGAGPAGLAGAEAEWVLVDPDGDRQPVEVGEGPTWIEFPRAGFYQVALRDDAGRATTVAVNPPMTESDLASVATERVVEAVAGVAPTAAGTAGEDGAVADEETVPRRAELWWVLLLLAGLVLGAESVLANRWTRRRPVSGLAGA from the coding sequence ATGAGTTTCCTGACCCCGTGGTTCCTGGCCGGGCTCGGGCTCCTCTCGATCCCGATCATCATCCACCTCACCCATCGACAGCGCAGCCGGGTGACGGTGTTCCCGTCGCTGATGTTCCTCCGGAAGCTGCCCTTCAAGACGATGAACCGGCAGCGGATCCGGCATCCCCTGCTCTTCGCCCTGCGCAGCATCGCGGTCATCCTCCTCGCGCTCGCCTTCTCCCGGCCGTTCTTCGACTCGGTGGCGGAGGTGGAGGCCGGTTCGGCCCGCGACATCGTCATCCTCCTCGATGTGTCGGCGAGCCTGGGCTACGAAGGGCGCTGGGAGGCGGCCCTCGATTCCGCGCGCGCCGTACTCGACGGTCTCGGGGAGGGGGATCGCGTCGCGGTGGCGACGTTCGACGAGCGGGCGCGGGAGCGGGTGCCGTTGACGCTCGACCTCGTCGCCGCCCGGGACGCCCTGGCGGATCTGTCGACGACCGACCTGGGGACGCGGCTCGAGGCGGGCATCCAGCTTGCCGGACGGATCCTCGCGGAGTCCGAAGACCGGAGGCGGGAGGTGGCGCTCGTCTCGGACTTCCAGCGCACGGGGTGGGAGGACGGCGGCCGGGTGCGGCTTCCCGATGGGGTGTCGCTGCGGGCGGCGAGCGTCGCGCCGGAGGAGGCGGCGAACGTCGCGCTCGCGGAGGCGGCGGTGCGCGCCGCGGGAGACGGACGCGTCCGGCTCCTGACGCGGCTCGCGAACATGGGCGACGCGCCGGTGGAGGGGCTCCCGGTGTCGCTCGAGATCGCCGGGCGGACGGTGGCGACGATCGCGGTGGACATGCCGCCGCGCGGAACCGGGACGGCGGTGTTCGACGACCTTGCCCTCCCGGAAGGACGAAGCCGCGGGCGCCTCACGATCCCGGAGGACGGGCTGGCCATCGACAACGAATTCCGCTTCATGGCGGCGCCCGAAGCCGGGTTGCGCACGCTCATCCTGGAGAACAACCGCAGGGCGTCGGACGGGAGTCTCTTTCTTGAGCGTGCCCTCGAAATCGGCGACGCGCCCCGCATCGGGACTTCGCGGACGCCGGCCACGGGGCTCGATGCCGCCGCGCTGTCGTCGGCGGACTTCGCGATCCTCAACGATGCGGACCTCGCCGACGCGGGCCGGGCCGGCCGGCTGCGCGAGTGGGTGAGCGACGGCGGGGGCCTGCTCATCGTCCTCGGGCGGGATGCGAACATGAATCGGTGGTCCGACGCCGGACTCGAACTGCTCGGCGCCGGCCTCGGCTCCCTCGTGGATGCGGCCGATGGCCGCAGGCTGTCGTGGCTCGACTACGACCACCCCGTGTTCGAACTCTTCTCCGGCCCTCGCAGCGGGGATTTCTCCGGTGCGCGCTTCGAACGATTCTGGAGCCTGGAGCCTGCCGAGGGCACGGCGGTGGTGGCCCGCTTCGACAGCGGTGAACCCGCCCTGCTCGACCGTCCGGTGGGCGAGGGCCGCGTGCTGGTCTGGACGTCGACCCTCGACCGTTTCTGGAACGACCTCGCTCTGCAGCCCGTCTTCCTGCCCTTCGTGCACCGGCTGGCGCTCCACGCCACCGGATACCGGGAGCCGGAACGCTGGATCGAAGCCGGGGGCGTGCTCGAACTCACCGCTCTTGTCGGAGCGGGCGGGGCGGGTCCCGCGGGGCTCGCCGGGGCCGAGGCCGAGTGGGTCCTGGTAGATCCGGACGGCGACCGGCAGCCGGTGGAGGTCGGCGAAGGGCCGACGTGGATCGAGTTTCCCCGCGCCGGTTTCTACCAGGTGGCGCTCCGGGACGACGCCGGCCGTGCGACCACCGTGGCGGTCAACCCTCCGATGACCGAATCTGACTTGGCGTCGGTGGCGACGGAGCGCGTGGTGGAGGCCGTGGCAGGGGTCGCGCCGACGGCGGCGGGAACCGCCGGGGAGGACGGCGCGGTGGCGGACGAGGAAACGGTGCCGCGGCGCGCGGAACTCTGGTGGGTGCTCCTGCTGCTCGCGGGGCTCGTACTGGGGGCGGAGAGCGTGCTGGCGAACCGCTGGACGCGCCGGCGTCCCGTGTCGGGGCTGGCAGGGGCTTGA